One window of the Archaeoglobus sulfaticallidus PM70-1 genome contains the following:
- a CDS encoding 3-hydroxyacyl-CoA dehydrogenase family protein has translation MVKVDDVKVVGVLGAGTMGNGIVQVCAMAGYEVIMRDIEQSFLDRGMNAIKKSLSKFVSKGKMTEDEMNAVLDRIKPTLDMKDLESADLVIEAVVEKMDVKKAVFKELNEIVKNQDAIFASNTSTLSITEMSAVTRKPENFVGIHFMNPVPLMKGVEIVRGLLTSDETLNFAVEFVKKIGKEPVVCKDSAGFISNRILMPWINEGIYVLYEGIATKEEIDKGMRLFTNVPMGPLELADLIGLDICLAAIETLHRELGDKYRPCPLLKQMVSAGLLGRKTGRGFYEY, from the coding sequence ATTGTGAAGGTGGATGATGTAAAGGTCGTTGGAGTTCTTGGAGCAGGAACGATGGGTAATGGTATTGTTCAGGTCTGTGCGATGGCTGGTTATGAAGTAATAATGAGGGATATCGAGCAGAGTTTTCTCGATAGAGGAATGAATGCTATAAAGAAAAGCCTCTCAAAGTTCGTATCCAAGGGCAAAATGACTGAGGATGAAATGAACGCTGTGCTTGACAGGATAAAGCCGACTCTCGACATGAAGGATTTGGAGTCTGCAGATCTTGTCATCGAAGCTGTTGTGGAGAAGATGGATGTTAAGAAGGCTGTTTTCAAAGAGCTGAATGAGATTGTTAAAAATCAGGATGCGATATTTGCATCCAACACATCAACACTCAGCATAACTGAGATGTCTGCTGTCACGAGGAAGCCTGAGAACTTTGTCGGAATTCACTTCATGAATCCTGTGCCGCTGATGAAGGGTGTTGAAATTGTGAGAGGGTTGCTGACAAGCGATGAGACTCTGAACTTCGCTGTTGAGTTCGTTAAGAAAATTGGTAAAGAGCCTGTGGTGTGCAAGGACTCTGCTGGATTTATAAGCAACAGAATCCTCATGCCATGGATAAATGAAGGAATCTATGTGCTGTACGAGGGAATAGCGACCAAGGAGGAGATAGACAAGGGGATGAGGCTATTCACTAATGTCCCGATGGGCCCGCTGGAGCTTGCAGACCTGATAGGGCTTGATATCTGCCTTGCAGCAATAGAAACCCTTCACAGGGAGCTTGGTGATAAGTACAGGCCATGTCCACTGCTGAAGCAGATGGTCAGTGCCGGATTGCTCGGAAGGAAGACTGGAAGAGGATTCTACGAGTACTGA
- a CDS encoding acyl-CoA dehydrogenase family protein — protein MNFDFNEDQKMLQDAVREFAEKEIMPYGREYDEKAEYPMDIYKKAAKLGFIGASIPEEYNGAGMGCVDEAIISMEFCRADSSIGSAIDLATLGVPMLRYFGSEEQKENFMAKVPKGEGPSAIAITEPDCGTDVAAMRTRAQLDGDEWVLNGTKQFITNGKVGIYTVVLAKTDVNASPPHKGISAFLVETDREGYKANPIHKMGMNCHDTSEVVLNNVRIPKENLIGVENRGFYQLMRFFNESRIKIGALHLGIAIGAYERALQYAKERKAFGKPLIEHQAIQFKLADMFTAIESAKLLIFKAAYLVDKGEPNPALSSAAKLYASETAIKVTYEAVQVFGGYGFSKEYDVERYYRDARVGTIYEGTSEAQRIVIGRTLAGRIKS, from the coding sequence ATGAATTTTGACTTTAATGAAGATCAGAAGATGCTGCAGGATGCAGTTAGGGAGTTCGCCGAGAAGGAGATAATGCCTTATGGTAGGGAATACGATGAGAAAGCAGAGTATCCGATGGATATATACAAAAAAGCGGCAAAGCTCGGGTTTATTGGAGCAAGCATACCTGAAGAATACAACGGTGCCGGAATGGGGTGTGTTGATGAGGCGATTATAAGCATGGAGTTCTGCAGGGCGGATTCATCGATAGGCTCGGCAATAGACCTCGCAACGCTTGGAGTTCCAATGCTGAGATACTTCGGAAGCGAGGAGCAGAAGGAGAACTTCATGGCGAAAGTTCCTAAGGGTGAGGGGCCATCTGCCATAGCAATCACCGAGCCAGATTGCGGTACGGATGTTGCTGCGATGAGGACAAGGGCGCAGCTTGACGGGGATGAGTGGGTTCTTAACGGTACAAAGCAGTTCATAACCAACGGTAAGGTTGGTATATACACAGTTGTGCTGGCAAAGACCGATGTCAACGCCAGCCCACCGCACAAGGGCATTTCAGCGTTTCTTGTTGAGACGGACAGAGAGGGCTACAAGGCAAACCCGATACACAAGATGGGAATGAACTGCCACGATACAAGTGAGGTGGTTCTCAACAATGTCAGAATTCCGAAAGAGAACCTGATCGGAGTGGAGAACAGAGGATTCTACCAGCTAATGCGATTCTTCAACGAGAGCAGGATTAAGATCGGAGCATTGCATCTTGGAATTGCCATAGGTGCCTACGAGAGAGCCTTGCAGTACGCCAAGGAAAGAAAAGCCTTTGGCAAGCCCCTCATAGAGCATCAGGCGATCCAGTTCAAGTTAGCAGATATGTTCACGGCAATAGAGTCAGCTAAGCTGTTAATTTTCAAGGCTGCATATCTGGTTGACAAGGGTGAGCCAAATCCTGCATTAAGCAGTGCTGCAAAGCTGTACGCGAGTGAGACTGCGATAAAGGTTACCTATGAGGCTGTTCAGGTGTTTGGTGGGTATGGGTTCAGCAAGGAGTACGATGTTGAGAGGTACTACAGGGATGCGAGAGTGGGTACGATTTATGAGGGGACAAGCGAAGCTCAGAGGATAGTTATTGGTAGAACGCTTGCTGGAAGGATTAAATCTTAA